One Dreissena polymorpha isolate Duluth1 chromosome 9, UMN_Dpol_1.0, whole genome shotgun sequence genomic window carries:
- the LOC127845990 gene encoding uncharacterized protein K02A2.6-like has product MRKANLALKRERHVTPTIDDIVSELNGSTVFSKVDLYKIHQLELSEESRNMTVFASHVGLRRYKRINFGISVAPEIFQNEIRQVLQGLKKTFNISDDIIVHGKTQQEHDTNLEALLQRLQEKGLTLNRRKCKFGQAKLKFYGYIFSDSGISQDPGKVEAIQNINRPKIQAEIRYPVVEKLNSVAAQAVIPLLERIFGLFSIPNVVKTDNGSPFNSHTFSEFAAQLGFKHRKITPLHPKANGDKVLVKQQVRNKLDTPFSPVPGSVVSRKGSMVTVRHKDRILTRDASHLKPVLALPPSYDDIVRQEIAAHQPVQQPLKRSSRERKPPRKYDND; this is encoded by the exons ATGCGCAAAGCCAATCTTGCACTAAAACGAGAACGTCATGTGACGCCAACTATCGACGACATAGTATCAGAATTAAACGGCTCAACGGTGTTCTCTAAAGTAGATCTGTACAAGATCCACCAGCTGGAACTCTCCGAAGAATCAAGAAATATGACAGTGTTTGCTAGCCATGTAGGCCTACGGCGCTACAAACGTATCAACTTTGGAATAAGCGTTGCGCCAGAAATATTCCAGAACGAAATCCGTCAGGTTCTTCAAGGTTTGAAGAAAACGTTTAATATCAGTGACGACATAATCGTGCACGGCAAAACACAACAAGAACACGACACAAATCTGGAAGCGCTTCTGCAAAGGTTGCAGGAGAAGGGTCTCACCCTCAATAGACGAAAGTGTAAATTCGGACAAGCAAAACTCAAATTTTACGGATACATATTTTCCGACTCCGGAATCTCTCAAGATCCAGGAAAGGTCGAGGCAATCCAGAACATTAACAGGCCGAAAATTCAAGCAGAAATCAG ATATCCAGTGGTCGAAAAACTCAACAGCGTAGCTGCACAAGCCGTCATCCCATTGCTAGAGAGAATCTTTGGACTGTTTTCCATACCAAACGTTGTCAAAACCGACAACGGATCACCGTTCAACAGCCATACATTCTCAGAATTTGCCGCTCAGCTCGGGTTCAAACACAGGAAAATAACACCCCTTCACCCAAAAGCCAACG GAGACAAGGTTCTGGTCAAACAGCAGGTGCGAAACAAACTTGATACACCGTTTTCGCCAGTTCCGGGAAGTGTCGTATCGCGCAAGGGTTCCATGGTTACGGTTCGACATAAGGATCGAATCCTAACACGCGACGCCTCTCACCTCAAGCCTGTGCTGGCTTTACCTCCATCTTACGATGACATCGTACGCCAGGAAATAGCCGCCCATCAACCCGTACAACAACCGCTAAAACGTTCGAGTCGTGAAAGAAAGCCGCCGCGAAAATACGACAATGACTAA